The Pyrus communis chromosome 2, drPyrComm1.1, whole genome shotgun sequence genome includes a window with the following:
- the LOC137722125 gene encoding protein MKS1-like, with amino-acid sequence MDYSTGKSPRRELQLQGPRPTPLRIHKDSHKIKKPPVVPQPSQQPNQQQQPHHYQQPRQPVIIYTVSPKVIHTNPSEFMDLVQRLTGLPRSNSSTTSSSPPSNNNINPLNHDNYNNPPAHDDQGMKKNSTAQDVVEEMEIMDDGGVKKGLFPGILSPGPASLTPIPSNFFSPPADSFFHDLSPVLYGNRNFIEGSFMPSPSNFFSPSTSIDLFNNFPYL; translated from the coding sequence ATGGATTATTCAACAGGAAAATCTCCAAGAAGAGAGCTTCAACTCCAAGGTCCGCGTCCAACGCCTCTCAGGATACACAAAGACTCTCACAAGATCAAGAAACCTCCGGTTGTACCACAACCATCACAACAACCaaaccagcagcagcagccccATCACTACCAGCAGCCACGTCAGCCGGTCATAATCTACACGGTGTCCCCGAAGGTCATCCACACAAACCCTAGCGAGTTCATGGACCTTGTCCAACGCCTCACCGGCTTACCACGATCAAATTCTTCAACTACATCTTCTTCACCGCCTAGTAATAACAATATTAATCCTCTGAATCACGATAACTATAATAACCCTCCAGCTCATGATGATCAAGGGATGAAGAAAAACAGTACTGCTCAAGATGTTGTGGAAGAAATGGAAATAATGGATGACGGTGGTGTGAAAAAGGGTTTGTTTCCGGGGATCTTGTCACCTGGGCCCGCTTCGCTCACTCCAATTCCGTCAAACTTCTTCTCTCCGCCGGCAGATAGCTTCTTTCATGATTTGAGCCCCGTGCTCTATGGCAACAGGAACTTCATAGAAGGTAGCTTCATGCCTAGTCCTTCAAACTTCTTTTCCCCTTCTACATCCATAgacttattcaacaattttccatatttatag